In Molothrus ater isolate BHLD 08-10-18 breed brown headed cowbird chromosome 19, BPBGC_Mater_1.1, whole genome shotgun sequence, a single genomic region encodes these proteins:
- the WBP2 gene encoding WW domain-binding protein 2 — protein sequence MALNKNHSEGGGVIVNNSENVLMTYDHVEITFSDLEPMPEAFKGTKKGSVFLTPYRVIFVSKGKDAMQSFVMPFYLLKDCEIKQPVFGANYIKGTVKAEAGGGWEGSATFKMTFSAGGAIEFGQRMLQVASQVSRGEIPSGAYGYSYMPNGSYAFAPPAANGGYPYPPPPPDFYPGPPAADGSMGYMQLPPPPYPGPMEPPVSGPDLPSTPAAEAKAAEAAASAYYSPGNPHNVYMPTDQPPPPPYFPPEDKKNQ from the exons ATGGCGCTCAACAAGAACCACTCGGAGGGCGGCGGCGTCATCGTTAACAACAGCGAGAA TGTTTTGATGACCTATGACCATGTAGAAATCACCTTCAGTGATCTGGAGCCAATGCCAGAGGCCTTCAAGGGCACCAAGAAAGGGAGTGTGTTCCTGACTCCCTACCGG gttaTCTTTGTGTCCAAGGGGAAGGATGCTATGCAGTCATTTGTGATGCCCTTTTATTTGCTGAAGGATTGTGAGATCAAGCAGCCAGTGTTTGGAGCAAATTACATCAAGGGCACAGTgaaagcagaggcaggag GTGGCTGGGAAGGATCTGCCACATTCAAGATGACCTTTTCAGCTGGGGGTGCAATTGAATTTGGGCAGCGGATGCTGCAGGTGGCATCACAAG TCTCCAGAGGTGAAATACCCAGTGGAGCTTATGGCTATTCCTACATGCCAAATGGATCCTATGCTTTTGCACCACCTGCAGCTAATGGGGGCTATCCATacccacctcctcctccag ACTTTTATCCTGGTCCTCCTGCAGCAGATGGAAGCATGGGCTACATGCAGCTTCCACCCCCACCCTACCCAGGGCCCATGGAGCCCCCTGTCAGTGGCCCAGACCTGCCCTCCACTCCTGCAG CTGAAGCCAaggctgctgaagctgctgccagtgcttACTACAGCCCAGGCAACCCCCACAATGTCTACATGCCCACG GAccagccacctcctcctccatACTTCCCACCAGAGGACAAGAAAAACCAATAA
- the TRIM47 gene encoding E3 ubiquitin-protein ligase TRIM47 has product MDAAPGSAPSSSAAALRLALAAPGLPEGPFCCPICLDVLRDPVTVPCGHNFCQGCLQALRQRPGPPDGGGAGGAARCPLCQEPVPAALRLCKNRALCELLPLLAAATGGSSPSSSAAATPTSPAGASPMAPGAEEEDAAGEEGAVVLCDVCPPGSRVAAERSCLVCLASFCGAHLEPHRRAPAFRAHRLVAPLRRLEEGLCPRHLQPLDGFCRTEQSCVCSRCRAHEHRAHDVVPLEQEREHKQAQQAKFLSDVENELEELAVTITQAKKMVELIKGAATKERERVEKLFAEASDVLAAFQKEVMGFIEDGERSMLGEAEADLRWKEQRRAKLAQCKQSLENVPSTDTIYFLQEFQALKAAMEENLSPPLSFQKELNFTKCTQVVGAMKDVLSTACKNQWNHLQGKGVDGLNCQEMEEALAESRFPDKSNNAACLESRDYFLKFAFIIDLDSDTADKFIQLFGTKGAKRVLCPIPYPESPTRFINCEQVLGLNLMNRGNYYWEVELIDGWVSIGVIAEDFDPREAYSHGRLGRNDSSCCLQWNGQNYVAWFGGFECPIQQPFFHTIGVFLEYSEKALTFYGVKDSKMTCLQQLKVSPSAKGKLDPFQNKINRQFASLFSCKLKPAFFLESVDAHLQIGPLKKDCVSVLKRR; this is encoded by the exons CCGAGGGTCCCTTCTGCTGTCCCATCTGCCTGGACGTGCTGCGGGACCCGGTGACGGTGCCGTGCGGACACAACTTCTGCCAGGGCTGCTTGCAGGCGCTCCGCCAGCGGCCAGGCCCCCCCGacggcggcggggcgggcggggccgccCGCTGCCCGCTGTGCCAGGAGCCCGTCCCCGCGGCCCTGCGCCTCTGCAAGAACCGCGCCCTGTGCGAGCTCCTGCCGCTGCTGGCGGCCGCCACCGGCGGCTCGTCCCCGTCGTCCTCGGCCGCCGCGACCCCGACGTCCCCGGCCGGCGCGTCCCCGATGGCGCCGGGAGCcgaggaggaggatgctgcGGGGGAGGAAGGAGCGGTGGTGCTGTGCGATGTGTGCCCGCCGGGATCCCGCGTGGCGGCCGAGCGGTCGTGCCTGGTGTGCCTGGCGTCCTTCTGCGGGGCGCACCTGGAGCCGCACCGGCGCGCCCCGGCTTTCCGCGCACACCGCCTGGTGGCCCCGCTCCGCCGGCTGGAGGAGGGGCTGTGCCCCcgccacctgcagcccctggacGGCTTCTGCCGCACCGAGCAGAGCTGCGTCTGCTCTCGCTGCCGCGCCCACGAGCATCGCGCCCACGACGTGGTGCCCCTCGAGCAGGAGCGAGAGCACAAGCAG GCCCAACAAGCCAAATTCCTCAGCGATGTGGAGAatgagctggaggagctggcagtcACCATCACCCAGGCCAAGAAGATGGTGGAGCTCATTAAG GGTGCTGCcacaaaggagagggaaagggtgGAGAAGCTCTTTGCAGAGGCCTCAGATGTGCTGGCAGCCTTCCAGAAGGAGGTGATGGGATTCATCGAGGACGGGGAGCGTTCCATGCTGGGGGAGGCCGAGGCTGATCTCcgctggaaggagcagagacGAGCCAAGCTGGCACAGTGCAAGCAGAGCCTGGAGAACGTCCCCAGCACCGACACCATCTACTTCctccag GAATTTCAGGCCTTGAAAGCAGCCATGGAAGAAAACCTCTCTCCACCTCTGAGCTTCCAGAAAGAGCTGAACTTCACCAAGTGCACCCAAGTTGTGGGTGCCATGAAGGATGTGCTGTCCACTGCCTGCAAAAACCAGTGGAACCACTTGCAGGGGAAAGGAGTTGATGGATTGAATTGCCAGGAGATGGAGGAAG CGTTGGCTGAATCCCGATTTCCAGACAAGTCAAACAATGCTGCCTGCCTGGAGAGCCGTGATTATTTCCTGAAAT TTGCCTTCATCATCGACCTGGACAGTGACACAGCTGACAAGTTCATCCAGCTGTTCGGCACCAAGGGGGCCAAGCGGgtgctgtgccccatccccTACCCAGAGAGCCCCACCCGCTTCATCAACTGCGAGCAGGTGCTGGGTTTGAACCTCATGAACAGGGGCAACTACTACTGGGAGGTGGAGCTGATCGATGGCTGGGTCAGCATCGGGGTCATCGCCGAGGATTTTGACCCGCGGGAGGCCTACAGCCACGGGCGCCTGGGCAGGAAcgacagctcctgctgcctgcagtggaaCGGCCAGAACTACGTGGCCTGGTTTGGTGGCTTCGAGTGCCCCATCCAGCAGCCCTTCTTCCACACCATCGGCGTCTTCCTGGAGTATTCGGAGAAGGCTTTGACCTTCTACGGAGTCAAGGACTCCAAAAtgacctgcctgcagcagctcaaggtctccccttctgccaaggGGAAGCTTGACCCGTTCCAGAACAAGATCAACCGGCAGTTTGCCTCTCTTTTCTCGTGCAAGCTGAAGCCAGCCTTCTTCCTGGAGAGCGTGGATGCCCACCTGCAGATCGGGCCGCTGAAGAAGGATTGCGTGTCGGTGCTGAAGCGCCGGTGA